A window of Halobellus sp. LT62 contains these coding sequences:
- a CDS encoding ABC transporter substrate-binding protein, whose product MPRDNKEYTQQRRNFIKIIGGTGAIGGLAGCGGNGSGDGGSGGDGSGGSSENLGEPVEEVNIGYWTGVPGVTGVFESIIPTATDTLSELGVSLNAQGKSYPTQISQMASGERESDMELMIHGTNPFRLDPDEMLHRFGIDRVGNTGSDNPSDYPNCEYTNTVYQQSVEGRSEERQELINRAMEIRSNEYFSIPLLKYPNFGTYNSSTVNLNGLGSWGLTYANTHMWRQSEPTSGDSFTSSLNPTVISSRNFLTLTAAPHIMFWSHGIHQPLTMYNEDFELMNVLAESVEEANEGREVTVTLKDATFHNGDEITAEDVKFTFDLILGNPGSYPLAREPQYDEIQVVDDKTVRFTGEDPDILLQTARLPNWGILHSDSWREAGAMENPGEAHPDEIIGSGLWQIENFNSSQAVRVSPHEGHPMYGEDGWSPEHEIIHVGYEGAEAAMQAFLAEDLDVATDASSNARERINENDWGEFSATNGWAPVVIYPNCSRGPCMFPEFRHAIGKAMNRQRHNQLAYDGMSEPILHSEIYADSYPYLAPDEMIPEFTEDPTGDIEGARQVLSDAGWGWDDNGNLHYPPDADLSPVFELGGRPSPDEFSCLTEEGGEVVYQEP is encoded by the coding sequence ATGCCAAGGGATAACAAGGAATACACTCAGCAGCGTCGGAATTTTATCAAAATAATTGGCGGCACGGGAGCGATCGGCGGGTTGGCGGGATGTGGCGGTAATGGATCCGGTGACGGTGGGTCCGGCGGAGATGGGTCTGGTGGGAGTTCGGAAAATCTCGGTGAACCAGTCGAAGAGGTCAATATCGGTTACTGGACCGGAGTGCCAGGCGTTACCGGAGTCTTCGAATCAATCATCCCGACGGCGACCGATACCTTGTCTGAACTCGGTGTTTCGTTGAATGCACAGGGAAAGAGTTACCCAACGCAGATCTCTCAAATGGCGTCAGGGGAACGTGAAAGTGATATGGAACTTATGATTCACGGTACAAATCCGTTCCGCCTCGACCCGGATGAGATGCTACATCGATTCGGGATAGACCGTGTCGGTAACACCGGATCCGACAACCCCTCTGACTATCCAAACTGTGAATACACAAACACGGTCTACCAACAGAGCGTTGAGGGTCGGTCCGAAGAACGACAGGAGTTGATCAATCGGGCGATGGAGATCAGAAGTAACGAGTACTTCTCGATTCCGCTACTCAAATATCCGAACTTCGGCACATATAATTCCAGTACTGTGAATCTCAATGGGTTGGGATCGTGGGGTCTCACGTACGCGAATACGCATATGTGGCGGCAGTCGGAACCCACCTCGGGGGACTCGTTCACCAGCAGTCTCAATCCCACGGTGATCTCTTCGAGAAACTTCCTGACCCTCACGGCGGCCCCACATATTATGTTCTGGTCACACGGGATTCACCAACCCTTGACGATGTACAACGAGGACTTCGAGCTGATGAATGTTCTCGCTGAATCGGTCGAAGAGGCAAACGAAGGTCGAGAGGTGACTGTCACGCTCAAAGACGCGACCTTCCACAACGGAGACGAGATTACGGCGGAAGACGTCAAGTTCACCTTCGACCTCATTCTGGGGAACCCTGGCTCGTATCCACTGGCGAGAGAGCCACAGTACGACGAAATACAGGTCGTCGACGATAAGACGGTGAGATTCACGGGCGAGGACCCCGATATCTTACTCCAAACGGCTCGCCTCCCCAACTGGGGAATCCTTCACAGCGACTCTTGGAGAGAGGCGGGTGCGATGGAAAATCCCGGGGAGGCGCACCCGGATGAGATCATTGGGTCGGGACTCTGGCAAATAGAGAATTTCAATTCGAGCCAAGCGGTGCGTGTCTCACCGCACGAAGGCCATCCGATGTACGGGGAGGACGGGTGGTCTCCGGAGCACGAAATCATCCACGTTGGCTACGAGGGCGCGGAGGCAGCGATGCAGGCGTTCTTGGCCGAGGACTTGGATGTCGCGACAGATGCGTCCAGCAACGCGAGAGAGCGAATTAATGAGAACGACTGGGGAGAGTTCTCCGCGACCAATGGATGGGCGCCTGTCGTTATTTACCCCAACTGTTCGAGGGGGCCCTGTATGTTCCCCGAGTTCCGCCATGCGATCGGGAAAGCGATGAACCGCCAGCGGCACAACCAGCTGGCGTATGATGGGATGTCTGAACCGATCCTTCACTCGGAGATCTACGCTGATTCCTACCCTTACCTCGCGCCTGACGAGATGATTCCGGAGTTCACGGAAGACCCGACCGGTGATATCGA